In Gymnogyps californianus isolate 813 chromosome 6, ASM1813914v2, whole genome shotgun sequence, a single window of DNA contains:
- the LOC127017676 gene encoding synaptotagmin-15-like, which yields MPEHAVAVAGGITGGILLFVLIGITAYLLWKKFCCLLSYEKLTSPIKVTNASAIFQDQSTSAIQLKSTRSRSIPFIIPPTLHGRDWINLTNEEHVQEGSDPYAIPQSGPRSSFHSLAGAYVVGIINPELYKCPEDKSETDFPEGNIGRLWFSIEYEQESERLLVSLIKVRKLQLPADSCSPFVKIYLLPDERSYLQSKTKRKTLNPQFDENFIFQVSSKTLLQRTLKFLVYHVDKQKRHHLLGQVIFPLKNATLTDDNKLVIWRDLEKENLEPPSEYGDIQFSLSYNDYLGRLTVVVLRARGLKLHEESYAVSVYVKVSLMNHNKFIKSKKTAAVLGSPNPVYNETFRFKADQTELDTASLSLSVLQSIKGEKTHLLGRVVVGPFMYTRGKELEHWNEMISKPKELVKRWHALCHSM from the exons ATGCCCG AACATGCAGTTGCTGTTGCTGGAGGTATAACAGGAGGGAtccttttatttgttctcaTTGGAATAACTGCATACCTGCTCTGGAAGAAATTTTGCTGCCTCCTTTCTTATGAAAAGCTCACCAGTCCTATCAAAGTGACAAATGCAAGTGCCATTTTTCAGGATCAGTCAACTTCCGCAATTCAACTAAAAAGCACAAg ATCCAGAAGCATTCCATTTATCATTCCACCAACACTGCACGGGCGAGACTGGATTAACCTGACGAACGAAGAACACGTTCAGGAAGGCAGCGACCCCTACGCGATTCCTCAGTCCGGGCCACGGTCATCATTTCATTCTTTGG CTGGAGCTTATGTTGTAGGGATCATTAACCCAGAGCTGTACAAGTGTCCTGAAGACAAAAGTGAGACGGATTTTCCTGAAGGCAACATTGGCCGCCTCTGGTTCTCCATAGAATATGAGCAAGAGTCAGAAAGGCTCCTTGTCTCCTTGATCAAAGTCAGAAAGCTGCAGCTTCCTGCTGATTCCTGTAGTCCGTTTGTGAAAATCTACTTGCTGCCTGACGAAAGAAGCTACTTGCAGTCCAAAACAAAACGCAAAACCCTTAACCCACAGTTTgatgaaaacttcatttttcag GTTTCCAGTAAAACGTTGCTCCAAAGGACTCTGAAGTTTTTGGTTTATCATGTCGATAAACAGAAGCGGCATCATCTCCTAGGCCAAGTTATCTTCccactgaaaaatgcaacatTAACTGATGACAACAAACTAGTCATATGGAGAgatctggagaaagaaaacttggaG CCTCCTTCAGAGTATGGTGATATCCAGTTCTCCCTCAGCTACAATGACTACCTGGGCCGCCTCACTGTAGTGGTTCTGAGGGCAAGGGGATTAAAGCTCCATGAGGAGAGCTATGCTGTCA gTGTGTATGTCAAAGTCTCACTAATGAACCATAATAAATTCATCAAAAGTAAAAAGACAGCAGCTGTTCTGGGATCTCCCAATCCAGTGTATAATGAAACCTTCCGTTTCAAGGCAGATCAGACAGAGCTGGATACAGCAAGCCTGAGTCTATCTGTGCTCCAGAGTATCAAGGGAGAAA aaacACATCTGCTAGGACGTGTAGTAGTTGGGCCTTTCATGTACACCCGCGGCAAAGAACTAGAACACTGGAATGAAATGATCAGCAAGCCCAAGGAGTTGGTTAAACGATGGCATGCTCTCTGCCACAGCATGTAA